Proteins encoded together in one Kutzneria kofuensis window:
- a CDS encoding RluA family pseudouridine synthase: protein MRVDAGLSKLLGLSRTTVATLADSGDVLVDGRAVGKSDRLVAGAWLEVTLPAPAQPVTVQAIPVEGLVVLYEDDDVVVVDKPVGVAVHPSPGWTGPTVVGGLAAAGIRISTSGAAERQGVVHRLDAGTTGVMVVAKSEHAYTVLKRAFKERTVDKVYHALVQGHPDPTRGTIDAPIDRHPKHDYKWAVVASGRPSVTHYEMIEAFRAASLLEVHLETGRTHQIRVHFSALRHPCVGDLTYGADPVLAKRLNLTRQWLQAKTLSFHHPADGEWVTFESQYPDDLRDALETLRAEG from the coding sequence ATGCGCGTCGACGCCGGCCTGTCCAAGCTGCTCGGCCTGTCCCGGACCACCGTCGCCACGCTGGCCGACTCCGGTGACGTGCTGGTCGACGGCCGCGCCGTCGGCAAGTCCGACCGGCTGGTCGCCGGCGCGTGGCTCGAAGTGACGCTGCCGGCGCCCGCGCAGCCCGTCACCGTGCAGGCGATCCCCGTCGAGGGCCTGGTCGTGCTGTACGAGGACGACGACGTGGTCGTGGTGGACAAGCCCGTGGGCGTCGCCGTGCACCCGAGTCCCGGGTGGACCGGTCCGACCGTGGTCGGCGGGCTGGCCGCCGCCGGCATCCGGATCTCCACCTCCGGCGCCGCCGAGCGGCAGGGCGTGGTGCACCGGCTGGACGCCGGCACCACCGGCGTGATGGTCGTGGCCAAGAGCGAGCACGCGTACACCGTGCTGAAGCGGGCGTTCAAGGAACGCACCGTGGACAAGGTCTACCACGCGCTCGTGCAGGGGCATCCCGACCCGACGCGCGGCACCATCGACGCGCCCATCGACCGGCACCCCAAGCACGACTACAAGTGGGCGGTCGTGGCCAGCGGGCGGCCCAGCGTCACCCACTACGAGATGATCGAGGCGTTCCGGGCGGCGTCGCTGCTGGAGGTGCACCTGGAGACGGGGCGTACCCACCAGATCCGCGTGCACTTCTCCGCGCTGCGCCACCCCTGCGTCGGCGACCTGACCTACGGGGCGGACCCGGTGCTGGCCAAGCGGCTCAACCTGACCCGGCAGTGGCTGCAGGCCAAGACGCTGTCGTTCCACCACCCCGCCGACGGCGAGTGGGTGACGTTCGAGAGCCAGTACCCGGACGACCTGCGCGACGCCCTGGAAACACTCCGCGCCGAGGGCTGA
- a CDS encoding AsnC family protein — protein sequence MAVPDPVDFRLLSLIAEMGRAAVHDVAARLGMDPREAAARLVALSAQGMPLLVGVECDPNGIRAALAAASRPQQQWQAYPQQQPQYGPPQQQMPPQFQQQHPQPQYAPPPQQYAPAPQSVPFPVQQPPAQPQPQPTQAPAPSQPPAGGTWGPPQTSAWARGDEQTVTAAPVPPPKFTVGTSQQTVGLEGEQLSIQLVEVVDPADFLFTAAGYRLQEGERAVVVHTELTNRGTVPFSSLPDLYLLLVTADGQTISKAPVSLSSRPPHRIGVQPGETAGGHTVYVLPDSTELTSVRWSPRPDDPQHSLTWEIEA from the coding sequence GTGGCCGTGCCGGATCCTGTCGACTTCCGTCTGCTCTCGCTGATCGCCGAGATGGGTCGGGCCGCCGTGCACGACGTCGCCGCGCGGCTGGGCATGGACCCGCGGGAGGCGGCCGCGCGGCTGGTGGCGCTGTCCGCACAGGGCATGCCGCTGCTGGTGGGCGTGGAGTGCGACCCGAACGGGATCAGGGCAGCGCTGGCCGCGGCGAGCCGTCCGCAGCAGCAGTGGCAGGCGTACCCGCAGCAACAGCCGCAGTACGGACCGCCGCAACAGCAAATGCCGCCCCAGTTCCAGCAGCAGCACCCCCAGCCGCAGTACGCTCCGCCGCCCCAGCAGTACGCGCCGGCGCCGCAGAGCGTGCCGTTCCCCGTGCAGCAGCCGCCCGCACAGCCGCAGCCTCAGCCGACGCAGGCACCGGCGCCTTCGCAGCCGCCGGCGGGCGGCACCTGGGGGCCGCCGCAGACGTCGGCGTGGGCGCGTGGCGACGAGCAGACCGTCACGGCCGCGCCGGTGCCGCCGCCGAAGTTCACGGTCGGGACCTCGCAGCAGACCGTCGGCCTTGAGGGCGAGCAGTTGTCCATCCAGCTGGTCGAGGTCGTCGACCCGGCGGACTTCCTGTTCACCGCCGCCGGCTACCGGCTGCAGGAGGGCGAGCGGGCTGTGGTGGTGCACACGGAGCTGACCAACCGCGGCACGGTGCCGTTCTCCTCGCTGCCCGACCTGTACCTGCTCCTGGTCACCGCCGACGGCCAGACCATCTCCAAGGCACCGGTGTCGCTGTCGTCCCGGCCGCCGCACCGCATCGGCGTGCAGCCGGGCGAGACCGCCGGCGGGCACACCGTCTACGTGCTGCCGGACTCCACCGAGCTCACGTCGGTGCGCTGGAGCCCACGCCCCGACGACCCCCAGCACTCCCTCACCTGGGAGATCGAGGCCTGA
- a CDS encoding purine-cytosine permease family protein, with protein MTVTAVKTGPKRRYAWLAANEASEDFSLRYAAHSFRRWSPFAVASTALGGIAYLADFAIGASIVMLHGFSSAALAIGIAAVVIFATGVPIAVACARYGVDMDLLTRGAGFGYFGSTLTSLIYASFTVIFFSLEGSIMAQAFQLAFGLPLALGYLLTTLIVLPFVLFGMRALARMQVWTQPVWLVGLVLPFVVVLATHPERFGQFTAFGGGLSLTGVGLGAGVALSLIGQIGEQADYLRFMPAKTEANRRAWWAAVIAAGPGWVVLGALKQLGGAFLAFCALGAIGQSAVLEPIAPYVEAVRPALGAVTLPLAALFVIVSQIKINTTNAYSGSLSFANFFSRVLHRHPGRAWYVLVNCGIALALMEFGAFAFLNTILGFYSNVAIAWIGAVVADLVICKPLGWSPPYVEFKRAYLYAVNPVGFGSMVLASVVSVIAYFGAFGPIAAAWSPFIALVLAMVAVPVTARLTGGRYYLARPNLVSGPDSGAADLTETHVCEVCEDPYELPDIVDCVHHGGAVCSLCCTLETDCGQACQRSGPVLVQLTATPRDRSHTAPKTG; from the coding sequence ATGACCGTCACCGCAGTGAAGACCGGACCCAAGCGCCGCTACGCGTGGCTCGCGGCCAACGAGGCCAGCGAGGACTTCTCGCTGCGCTACGCCGCCCACTCCTTTCGCCGCTGGTCCCCGTTCGCGGTGGCGAGCACGGCGCTGGGCGGCATCGCCTACCTGGCCGACTTCGCCATCGGCGCGAGCATCGTGATGCTGCACGGCTTCTCGTCGGCGGCGCTGGCGATCGGCATCGCCGCGGTGGTCATCTTCGCCACCGGCGTCCCGATCGCCGTCGCCTGCGCCCGTTACGGCGTGGACATGGACCTGCTCACCCGCGGCGCCGGCTTCGGCTACTTCGGGTCGACGCTCACGTCGCTGATCTACGCCAGCTTCACGGTGATCTTCTTCTCGCTGGAGGGGTCGATCATGGCGCAGGCGTTCCAGCTGGCCTTCGGCTTACCCCTGGCGCTGGGCTACCTGCTGACCACGTTGATCGTGCTGCCGTTCGTGCTGTTCGGGATGCGCGCGCTGGCCCGGATGCAGGTGTGGACGCAGCCGGTGTGGCTGGTCGGGCTGGTGCTGCCGTTCGTGGTCGTGCTGGCGACGCACCCGGAGCGGTTCGGCCAGTTCACGGCGTTCGGCGGCGGCCTGTCGCTGACCGGGGTCGGGCTCGGCGCGGGCGTCGCGCTGTCGCTGATCGGGCAGATCGGCGAGCAGGCCGACTACCTGCGGTTCATGCCGGCGAAGACGGAGGCCAACCGGCGGGCCTGGTGGGCGGCGGTGATCGCCGCCGGGCCCGGCTGGGTGGTGCTGGGGGCGCTGAAGCAACTCGGCGGCGCGTTCCTGGCGTTCTGCGCGTTGGGGGCGATCGGGCAGTCCGCCGTCCTGGAACCGATCGCCCCCTACGTGGAGGCCGTGCGGCCGGCGCTCGGCGCCGTGACGCTGCCGCTGGCGGCGCTGTTCGTGATCGTCTCCCAGATCAAGATCAACACGACCAACGCCTACTCCGGCTCGCTGTCGTTCGCGAACTTCTTCTCCCGCGTCCTGCACCGCCACCCCGGCCGCGCCTGGTACGTGCTGGTCAACTGCGGCATCGCGCTGGCGCTGATGGAGTTCGGCGCGTTCGCCTTCCTGAACACCATCCTCGGCTTCTACTCGAACGTGGCGATCGCCTGGATCGGCGCCGTCGTCGCCGACCTGGTGATCTGCAAGCCGCTCGGCTGGAGCCCGCCCTACGTCGAGTTCAAGCGCGCCTACCTGTACGCGGTGAACCCGGTCGGCTTCGGCTCGATGGTGCTGGCCTCGGTCGTGTCCGTGATCGCCTACTTCGGCGCGTTCGGGCCGATCGCCGCAGCGTGGAGCCCGTTCATCGCCCTCGTGCTGGCCATGGTCGCGGTCCCGGTGACGGCGCGGCTGACCGGCGGCCGGTACTACCTCGCGCGGCCGAACCTGGTGTCCGGTCCCGATTCCGGCGCGGCCGACCTCACCGAGACCCACGTGTGCGAGGTGTGCGAGGACCCCTACGAGCTGCCGGACATCGTCGACTGCGTCCACCACGGCGGCGCGGTCTGCTCCCTGTGCTGCACGCTGGAGACCGACTGCGGCCAGGCCTGCCAGCGCAGCGGCCCGGTCCTGGTGCAGCTGACGGCCACCCCTCGTGACAGGTCGCATACAGCGCCGAAAACCGGGTGA